The Amphiura filiformis chromosome 6, Afil_fr2py, whole genome shotgun sequence genome segment GGTAAAAAAAGAGGCTACGGCGGGAAGAAGTGGTATATAGAATCATCGAGTACTCGATGGTGGAATAGATGTAATACTAGAAACTGATGTTGCTGCTATGGTGACCAAGTTTACATACCGGTATGTACCAGGAAGGTGTAACAAAGAGAATATTGACCAATTAATCAGCATACGGATTCATTTTGATTATTAATCTATACTATGTTTACACTTTTGGCTGCCAGTTAAACATCATTAAAATGTAATTaaacgaattcagtcattgttaTCACGAAGACCGGACTGGATGTTATTTCAATAACCTTTAGTGAGATCACATTATCAAGGCAATGGCACGGATGGTTTTAAAGGTAAGATATCATACTTCTTTTCAAACaagttaaagccacaatgtacgatcttataatatgaaattgtttttttttgttgcatatttgtaatgtttacacatgtcccaacttgcacctaaatggaatcggccaaattggttgtctttgtaggtcaacagagaatttcgacatattatcataatttaacaattatgataatatgtcctcccatagaactgcgtgttaaatggccaaaataaccaatggggtttctttcactttaccttgttatttcaacctaaaatggacagcaacccttctcgtcagttattactaatatcatttcaacattttgaataaagaataacaaaatcaaaatttgacggaaatcgtacatcaaGGTTTTAAGTCCTGGAGTCATCTGTTCATCAGTGTGACCAATCCAAATGTGCAGTTTGCACCGTACAGGAATATTTGGTAAAATAAATATTACATAAGAAATGCCTGTTTATAGCCAGTTAATTTAGCGTGAAAACAGGTTTCATCAATCCTATCTTCGATGATCGGCTTACACTGGGGTAGTGCAAGATAAGCGGGGTACAAGAATCTCATTATAGCAAGGTGCTAATAGTTTTAAACCTAATTCGATATGAGGAGCTttcatcggtagatagcaagtataTAATCTATAATGTAATGAAATATCGTCGGTAAATAGCAAGATACACATAATTTGCTttcagctatcatcagtagatagcaaaatgagccatcttcattagatagcaaaattaatttgaatttgatatgaattATCTTTAGGTGATAGCTAAACTAAattcaatatgagctatcttcagtagatagcaaaattcaattcaatatgagctactgagctattgtcagtagatagcaaaattaaacttaattctacatgagctatcttcagtagatagcaaaattatacttaattcgatatgagctatcttcagtagatagcaaaattaaacttaattcaatatgagctatcttcagtagatagcaaaattaaacttAATTCGATCTATCTTCAGTAAGTAACAAGATAAACATAATTTgttttcagctatcttcagtagacagctaaattaaacttaattcaatatgagctatcttcagtagatagctaaatcaAACTTAAATCgatatgaactatcttcagtagatagttaaattGAACTTAATTCAATATGAGCTATTGAGTTACctttagtagatagctaaatTAAACTTAATTCGATatgtgctatcctcagtagatagcaaaattaaacttAATTCAATatgagatatcttcagtagatagctaaattaaACTTAATTCAATAtgcatgagctatcttcagtaggtagcaaaagcaaaattaaactttaaTTCATTAGAATTaatgatatgagctatcttcagtagatagcaacattaaattcAATATGAgctattgagctatcttcagtagatacctacttaattcaatttaattgattaaacttaattcgatatgagctatcttcagtagatagctaaattaaattgaatttgatatgagctatcttcagtagatagcaaaattaaattgaatttgatATGAATTATCTTCAGGTGATAGCTAACACTAAATtcgatatgagctatcttcagtagatagcaaaattaaatTCAATATGAgctattgagctatcttcagtagatacctacttaattcaatttaattgattaaacttaATTCGATatgagctatattcagtagatagctaaatccAACTTAAATTGATATGAACTATCTTCAGGAGATTGCAAAATTAAACTTAATTCgatatgaactatcttcagtagatcgcaaaATTAAACTTAATtcgatatgagctatcttcagtagatagcaaaatgaaacttaattcaatatgagctatcttcagtagatagctaaattaaACTTAATTCGATATGAGCTCTCTTCAGTAGGTAGCTAAATCAAACTTAAATTGATATGAACTATCTTCAGGAGATTGCAAAATTAAACTTAATTCgatatgaactatcttcagtagatcgcaaaATTAAACTTAATtcgatatgagctatcttcagtagatagcaaaattaaacttaattcaatatgagctatcttcagtagatagctaaattaaacttaattcgatatgagctatcttcagtagatagcaaattaaactaAATTCGATAtaagctctcttcagtagatagctgaattaAACTTAATTCAGTATGAGCTATTgagctctcttcagtagatagctatattaaACTTAATTCAATATGAGCTATTGAGCTCTCTTCAGTAGAAATCTAAATTAAACTCAAAACGGCGAtatgagctatcatcagtagatagcaaaattaaatttaattcgatgagctatcttcagtagacagctaaatCAAACTTAATTCGAGTTAATCTTAATCTCTGTTCAAATAACACCGAACTACCATTATCATAACCAATTGGTGAAACATTTttgcatattgtatttttttacGTTGGACAAATTATAACCAACACTTGATAAATAGTCGTCTATTGGTTTTGCccaattgttttatattttttgcagaCGTACGTATTATTTGTCGCATATACGTTCCTCTTGTTAATTGAAGAGATTACGTGTCTTGGAGGCTCGGCGGCTCAGTACGGTTAGtacattagagagcttgcgatttccacaCGTTCGTTTCAAATGCCCGTGCATTTATTCAAgatcccgtcacatgagagtgattttgaataaatgcaCGGGCGTTTgaaacgtacgtttggaaatcgcaagtaGTTGAAAGTTAACATAATAGAGAGCCATGCGATTTCAAAAGTACGTATATCATAATGTTGTGAATCTATTCAAACCACTCTCATGTGAGGGGATTTTGAaagatgcacgggcgtatgatacgtacgtttgaaATCGTAAGCTCTCTAACATGTCTAATAAATACGGcatgttttgaaaagaaatatACACCTAAATTAATAGTATAAAATATCTGTGAATTTGAGATTACAATCGACCTAGACTCAACTTTTTTGAGTCACAATATCATATCTGGGAAAACATAAAAGCTCTTTATTTAGTCTTTTTATGTTTGTCCTCTGTCCTGAAATCGTACATAAGATACACTTTCGAAGAATTATGTGATTAAAACCTGCATATTGTTTTGCTCATAGATTTTGATGGTTCAGGGGCAAGTTATTTTGCTGGtgagaaaagaaaaaagacaGTGGCAAAAGCTTCGGGTCTGTGCCCAAAAcacacatttgtaatattaccaTGATAACATTAGAAATACAACTTTGGGGCTTCTTTTACGTGtatacatttttgtttatttttttgttttgggtaaATATGAATAGCTGTGAAGTTGACATCAATTGCTTTAATTTTCAAAGTAaattttggtatatgggtgggtgattcttttttattttcttattttctgatatttttcgGACAAAGTTTATAGCCCAATTACCCGCCCATCCACAATTGTCGACCCAAAATATGGATAGATAAAAATTGTgccaatttatttcaaatttgccgaacattttcacccaaaataatgttattttcatgatttgtttgttttgacTGGGGATATTAAGAGCGAATTTTGGTATATGGGTCCACGggtgattcttttttttttttttttcatattttccgGACACAGTTTACAGCCCAATTTCCCGCCCATCCACAATTGTCGACCCAAAATACGGGAAGATAAAAACAATGTgccaatttatttcaaatttgccgcacattttcacccaaaataatgttattttcatgatttgtttgttttgacTGGGGGATATTAGGAGAGTGGCGCGGGAAACGGTCCGTTACTTGCCAAGACCCTCTCGGCGTAGAGGATAGTCGGATAAGTGACGGCCAAATGACGGCTTCCACCGAATGGGCTTCAACTGTGGAGCCAGTAATGCTCGTCTGAATCGCCCTGCACAGTCCGGCTGTGGATCGTGGTGCTCCAGATATAACAATGCCAACCAATGGATCCAGGCAGATCTGGGTGATTCAATCTCAGTGGCTGGTGTGCAGATTCAAGGAAGAGCAGACTATCCCCAATGGGTGACACAATTTAAAGTCCAATACAGTAATGACGGTAGCTCGTGGACGTTTGTTCAGCAAACCAACAGTGAGGGCGATATGGTGAGTTTTTATCTTTATGTACGCTTTAAAACTGGTTGCAGTAtaatacacccctgtggtaaatttgtgactattcttgcatttttctcaaaaaataataacacgctggtaacaaaagttatatatattattggggcaaggaatccaattactacactgaaatttcagtgactcaagacaagcggttcagtgtaTATGACAGGAAACgagaggtacatcctagcggtaccttatttcttatcataaataacaaaccgcttgatttgggtcactgaaattccagtgtagcaattggattccttgccctataatatacataactttgttaccactgtgttattagttttgagaaaaatacaaaatagacacaaatttatcgagggtgtagtacttATAAATATTAAAGCGAAtacaaaacagaaacaaattacgacgtttttatataatttgaaaagcaTCCATCCAGCCTGGACAACTACTTGATAACACCATGTCACCATGTCACCACTGGTATTCCTATTGTTGATATTCAAATCCTTCTATTCCATATTACAGATATTTGATGGAAGCACCAATCAAAATACGGTTGTCACCAATCTTTTCCCTGCAGAAGTTACAGCGGCTTATATCAGAATAGTCCCTACCGCCTGGCACGGACACATCAGCATGCGTTTTGAACTCGTTGGTTGTGAAGGTAAATCATGTTGGTTTAGGTGCTCCGATTATGACGACAAGATGCCCAGTCGTTCGGACCAATGGGTCTATAGATGAATGATGTAATCAATGGTGTacctataaaattataaaagctTTAAATAAATTCAAATAGCACGTGCTGGATTAGGAATCAGAGCCTAACTATTTAATTAGCCTTTCTTCGTGTATTAAGGGGTTCTACACCtcagtaaatttgtgactattttgcatttgcaaaaatagtcacaaaaatagacataaatttatcaagggtgtagtacccctttttAATACACGAAGAAAGGTTAATTAAATAAACTGAgtttcaaaaagaaacttatatttttcacaaggtcatatcttgaaatcctgtccatcaaattgaaccaaaattacacacagatttacttcaatactctactcttaacacatgtcagtaaccaagcagttatccaactgacacaacagcaaaatgcactgacatgggacagcttcctggaccacattcacagcccagccctgtttcatgaaaaaagtgtacgaaaagcagaaagcagcaccgttttatcatctgtgcaaggatcttgtgtgcattctcacagattttttgtcctgggtgccaaatgttgggctgtgaaagtgaaggaagtccaggaagctgtcccatgacagcgcattttgctgttgtgtcagttggacaactgcttggttactgacatgtgttttgagtagagtattaaggtaatcctgtgtgtaattttggttcattttgattgacagtattttaagatatgaccttgtgattcacaagttgtaaaaattataagtttctttttgagctcagtttagttaggCTCTGATTCCTAATCCAGCACGCGCTATTTGAATGTTTAGCAAACATTTTCTTCATACTAGACAACTGACATATGTAATAATTTTGGAGTATCAATAGTTAACAATATTTTAATACAGTAAAATGTAAAAAGACCAATATATTCCATCGACCAGGGAAGGTTTACGTGGCGGCATAACAACATTCTGAAACCCAACTGTCAGTATAATAGCCTTTTAGCCATTAGTTATCCATAGACCTTGCATTAGTAGCGTGGTCACATGACACCAGCTAAATGATCCTATAGTAATCAACTTTGGTCATAATcatcattagccttttcgagatatggcgtgcacaataggagggcagtcttcaatatgggtaaaagccggcaaattcaaaagacattACCCAAttcgtgcagcgccatcataTTATGTccaccatatctcgaaaaggctaattggtCGGCTGCGAAGCTATAGGCTAATGGCTAAGGGTCGTGCTGTCTGAACACAAATTTGCTCTAcgtttctttttttaattacagATGATGAAATGCCTACTATTACTGGCACGCCATCCGCAATAACCACCAACACGGATTCGAATTCCGCGACCGCTGCTGTGTCTTGGACAGATCCAAcagcttctgataattctggtgctGTGACATTAACGTCAGACGGCACGAGCGGATCAAACTTTCCTATCGGCACTACCACAGTGACGTTCACTGCAACCGACCCTAGTGGCAATCAAgcgaccgattccttcactataacagtaaCAGGTAAGTCTAAGAGCTAggttgaaggggggggggggggtgtcattaTGTTTGCCCAGCCAACAACACATTCTTTTTGGAATCGGTGCATTTGTGCATTTTAAAACGCGGTTGATTTTGACCAAAGTTAGTCACTAAAACTTAGATCATTGGCCGGTACGGGTGTCACGTGAACAATTCGAGGTCAATGGATGAAAAATGGCTAAAGCTGCTGTGTCTTGGACAGATCCAACGCGCAACGGCCTCTGATAATTTTGGTGCtgtgacactaacgtcagactATCGGCAGTAATACCGTGACATTCACTGCAACCGATCCTAGTGGCAATCAAGCGACTGATTCCTCAGGTAAGTCCGAGAGCTCGGTTGAAGAGGGCTGGTCAAATCTTTGCGCAGCCTACAACACTTTGCTTATCGAGCCGTTGAACTTATGTATAATACTAGCTAAGAAGATGGACGTCATCCATGTGGGAACTACATGCATGTTATCATCCGCCCCTTTTGAGCCCACACTGTCACTTTTCAAAGCAATTGTCTGCATTTGCTCCGGGCATTTGCTGTTGTTAATTTTGACTGGTGTCACGTGACCACCTTACCAATGCGAGGTCTATGGATGACCGTAATGGCTAGAAGGTTATAGGCTAATGGCTAAGGGTTGTGCTCTCTGAAAACAAAATAGCTTTACTTTTTTTAAACTGCAGATGCTATAATTTGTTATTTATCTTCAggcaaaatgcatttattcacaTAGAATATACAATATGAATATCACATAAACTTATTGCATAGTATTATTATAtttacacatatgtgatgcgatcaagcaaaatcagtcagacgCCACGAGCGGaacagtcggaactcggaaatattaaattttcagtttcttagtaaaaagcatttacaaagctgcattttgcagaaaaccccattgaaattgaacaaccagttccaacgatatgagcaactaaagagtttccaaaagaaAACAGAAGGAAATCTTTCCTTTGTTTgggtatatctcaaaatcaatatttccgagttccaactgattttgcttgatcgcatcacatatatgaaaattaaacaagaaacttAAGAGCCAAGAACAGACACGGAAGTCATCCAAGTAACTGTGGATCAGCGATCAACTAGCTAAAGTCATCGCGGATCAAATCCCTCTGCAGAGGAACAGAAGACAAGGATGACACCCGTATCTGAAGTTGCTAATGCAAATTTTACCAATACATAaaacataattgatatattttgaacgaGCCCTgataatgtcattatgataattaaataaaacattttcgcaGGAAGCCTTGAAGGTCTCTCCAAGATTTTGTGTAATAACCCTGTTAGCAAATTCATCatctttatacaatgaaaagtgCTCTGGATGATCAAAAGTATTACAAGAATTGCAGAAATTTGTATCTTCTTTTTCTATTTCACATTAGAAAACGTTTGCAGGATAAATGTTCTAAATAATTTTCCAATTAAGTGAAATAAGGCTGGGCTCTTTGGCACAACATGGGATTGAACCCCAcgtagatattttctcaaaattaaaattggagAATCCCCTATACCAGTAGTTCATACAAATAGGTGGAACATAACTTTTATTTACCATGGCATGTGGGTTGAAGAGGGTCGGTCAACTTTTTGTGCAACCAACCAACGCTTCGCTCTTCAAAACGCGGTCgcaagtttgaaaaataaaataaaactaagAAACGAAACGAGGAtaacaattaaaggtttattAGCGCGTCATTATGCATCATGTGTTTTAAATCTGTATAAAAATCTACCATATAGTGTTCATGATTCGTACTGTTAGTTCTGCGTTAAGTAAAACGCACATTTGCAATGATATAACATTAAAATATTCCAATACTTCAAAGCACAAAAAACATTTGTCAACTTTGAGGCTTCTTTTACGTGCATAAcgttttttgtttatattttgttttgggtAGATACGTGTAGCTGTGAAGATGGCATCAGTTACTTTTTTAAGGTCAATTTTGGTTTATGGGTGGGTGATTTAAACAAATTTCTCCTATTTTGCGGACAAAATTATAGCCCAATTTCCCGTCCAAGTATCCACAAATCTCGACAGTTGCCAGCAACATGTGAAGTTAAAACAATGTGCCAATTTATTTCAAATTGGACGAAATGTTTCAAAACCTTTTTTCACCCCAAAtaatgttattttcatgatttgtttgttttgacTGGGGAATACTGGGAGAGTGGCGTGAGAAACGGTCCGTTACTTGCCAAGATCCTCTCGGCATGGAAGATGGTCGGATAACTGACAGCCAAATTACAGCTTCCACCGTATTTGCTTCAGGCTATGGAGCCAGTAATGCTCGTGTGAATCgccggtggaagctctatagtccgaaggttctttattccgacggttctttagtccgaaggttctttaatccgacggttctttattacgaaggttctttattccgacgcttctttatttcgaaggttctatagtccgaattttaaaaaaggttccttaatccgaatattaaaagaggttctttaaaaaaaaatttaaaaacggttctctagtccgaatatgaaaataggctctatagtccgaattttaaaaagggttctatagtccgaatatgaaaataagatctatagtccgaattttaaaaagggttctatagtccgaaattgcaaaacggttctatagtccgaaacggataccgtgttctttagtccgaattggtaaaaaggttctatagtccgaatttttataacattaaatactacattttgaatacagaacaaacaaacaaaatgggaaAGGGAGTTaaaaaatatcgaacgaaatcaagaatgaaaCAATGAACAAATGAATTAAAGAACAAACTAAACGACGAACAAAAAAGAAGAACGATTCGGAAAAAGGTAtacgaaaaaaagaaaaacaacgaAAGACAGAATGAAAACGAACAAAAAAAGGGACAAGCAATCCCAGGGCCAGCCGCCATCACTGCCAATTGCAGGCATGTTAACCGCCCGCATCCTTGATAAAAGCCAGCCAGGATATGTTACACCCCTTCAAATCGCAAGATAAAATCATACTATTctgtaaacaaatttgttttagacaaaagccgcagcatttacatgcatCGCAGGATAGCGCTATTAAAACTAGAGCTCAAATACACCGTAGAGTGTTGAGTCTcttactagtatataatattataacggAATGAATAACagataaaaatgatgaaaataccatcagaataaagataaatgtcaatgtatgctacggaaaatatccagaaaaaagcaaccatgttgaacttcatcggatatgtatttaacaattgatgatttgacactgaaacaaatgatgaaaataaaattcggactatagaacccgtttaccaattcggactaaagaacacggtatctgtttcggactatagaaccgttttgcaatttcggactatagaagcttttttaaaattcggactatagagcctatttccatattcggactatagaaccctttttaaaattcggactatagagcctattttcatattcggactagagaaccgttttaaaattcggattaaaggacctctttaatattcggattagggaacctttttaaaattcggactatagaaccttcgaaataaagaagcgtcggaataaagaactcttttttttttttcggactaaagaacctcttttaaaattcggactagcgaatgctatgaacacatgttcggactagcgaaccttcggactaaagaaccttcggattatagaagcgtcggattatagagcagtccccgaaTCGCCCTGCGCAGTCCGGCACTACTGGAGCGTGGAGTGCCAAATATAACAATGCCAACCAATGGGTCCAGGCAGATCTGGGTGAGACAATGTCGGTTACTGGTGTGGAGATCCAAGGAAGAGCAGATCATTATGGCCAATGGGTGACACAATATAAAGTTCAATATAGTAATGACGGTAGCTCGTGGACGTATGTTCAGCAAACCAACAATGAGGCCGATATGGTGAGCTTTTGTTTTCAATCTTCATCTACATTTAAAAACTGCGTGTTTTGTGTCGTGTTCTTCTTAGATATTAAAGTGAATACAAAACAGAAATAAAATGACTACgtttataaaaaaaacctgaGGTATTGACGGTGCCAAGAAAAGCACCCATCTAACTTAGACAACTACATGATAACACTATTAGCCTTTTAgaggtatggcggacacaataggatggcgctacACGGAATGTGTAAAGGCTTTGGAATttggcgggttttacccatattgaatactgccctcctattgtgtagcCTAAGCcatgcttcgaaaaggctaatgtcACTACTGATATTCTTAGTTATCTATTTAACATGTTCAGGAGGAGTTTTACGTGATAAAGACATG includes the following:
- the LOC140154412 gene encoding lactadherin-like is translated as MGFNCGASNARLNRPAQSGCGSWCSRYNNANQWIQADLGDSISVAGVQIQGRADYPQWVTQFKVQYSNDGSSWTFVQQTNSEGDMIFDGSTNQNTVVTNLFPAEVTAAYIRIVPTAWHGHISMRFELVGCEDDEMPTITGTPSAITTNTDSNSATAAVSWTDPTASDNSGAVTLTSDGTSGSNFPIGTTTVTFTATDPSGNQATDSFTITVTDLGETMSVTGVEIQGRADHYGQWVTQYKVQYSNDGSSWTYVQQTNNEADMIFVGNTDQHTVVTNLFPAEVTAAYIRIVPTAWSTHISMRFEVLGCEGIKDVVLATCNLWRRCCGSTYDLLPTPANLSVWYEDKTHYCCNDCGRKGTLQHILSACTPALADNRGNPAAS